Proteins encoded together in one Trueperaceae bacterium window:
- a CDS encoding histidine phosphatase family protein, with protein sequence MNLTATDCTLWLIRHGETTWNLEGRIQGQSESPLSESGRRQARGLGARLATTRFDRVLSSDLGRAVETARLAFPGREPELEPRLREQSAGSLEGRRVSELTPAELEGLRGLTAARAGGGPAGAEPYPDLLERARAWLAGLRGDGVVACITHGGFIQAVLRLAFGQTDPAGWPTAPRVMIANTSITELRFVAGRAVVARVNDHAHLEGV encoded by the coding sequence GTGAACCTCACCGCGACGGACTGCACGCTATGGCTCATCAGGCACGGCGAGACCACCTGGAACCTGGAGGGGCGGATCCAGGGCCAGAGCGAGAGCCCCCTGAGCGAGTCGGGGCGGCGCCAGGCCCGCGGACTCGGCGCGCGCCTCGCCACGACCAGGTTCGACCGCGTGCTCTCGTCGGACCTCGGCCGGGCGGTGGAGACCGCCAGGCTGGCGTTCCCGGGCCGCGAGCCCGAACTGGAGCCGAGGCTGAGGGAGCAGTCCGCAGGCAGCCTCGAGGGTAGACGCGTCAGCGAGCTCACCCCGGCCGAGTTGGAGGGCCTGCGGGGGCTGACCGCGGCGCGAGCGGGCGGGGGGCCCGCGGGAGCGGAGCCGTACCCCGACCTGCTGGAGCGCGCCCGCGCCTGGTTGGCCGGACTGCGCGGCGACGGGGTCGTGGCCTGCATCACGCATGGCGGCTTCATCCAGGCCGTCCTGCGCCTGGCGTTCGGTCAGACCGACCCGGCCGGCTGGCCGACGGCCCCGCGCGTCATGATCGCCAACACGTCCATCACTGAACTGCGCTTCGTGGCGGGCCGGGCGGTGGTGGCGCGCGTCAACGACCACGCGCACCTCGAGGGGGTCTGA